The following are encoded together in the Proteiniphilum saccharofermentans genome:
- the tamL gene encoding translocation and assembly module lipoprotein TamL — protein MKKYKVLILWIFILASCNVAKKVPDGSYLLNKTDIKSDVRGIGSSALEPYLRQKPNSSMILLGRVKLHMYNTPNDTSTWMNRQFLKYGEPPVLYNEQLAVISAEQIRLHLKNKGYLNAEVDTNVVKKDKKANVTYNVTGNEPHRIRTFTDTIHSVDTTIYNILNRTRQLELMKEGDLFDLSVLEEGRERMTTILRNRGYYNFLKDNFYFIADTTVGTNQVDVTLALNNPSDSTYHQQYYMGNVTVINGVDPVLLQDSVRRSSLELDTVNYRGIQVISEKDRFLRPRAVYYNTFLRPGRLYADRMVERTYASLNGMGPVNQTSINLTPEVRNDSAYIDSRITLYPGNLHYMRFGVDGTNSAGDLGVAGNVAYEHRNFLKGGETFRVQLNAAYEFITPSDSLNLLDNSFYEYGAEAFLSIPQLMLPWLMKRLRDQPSASTEFSAGINFQKRPEYLRQFFNLSTRFQWASMEWQLQHMLEPIGVTYVRMPWKSKRFEELYMDEDANPILRYSYDDLLIVRTTYNITYTNYNRLGRRSMPAVPIRVRSGIELAGWLPRIVTGLGGGEVNDKGFETFFKQPYSEYVKGDFDISASHAFDDKNTIAAHLAVGLAYPYGNSNVLPFEKRYFGGGANSVRGWSTRALGPGTYSRDSAGSDFGRKIGDMKLDLSVEFRRKLTGRFELATFVDAGNIWTIRDYVEQPGGMFAWNSFYKELAVAYGLGLRLDLDFLLLRVDGGMKAHNPGLPAGTRWTIFKPNLRRDLAFHFAIGYPF, from the coding sequence ATGAAAAAATATAAAGTTCTTATATTGTGGATATTTATATTGGCTTCTTGTAATGTGGCCAAAAAGGTGCCTGATGGGAGTTATCTTCTCAACAAGACTGATATAAAGTCAGACGTGAGAGGTATTGGGTCGTCTGCCCTGGAGCCTTACCTGCGGCAGAAGCCTAACTCGTCGATGATCTTGTTGGGAAGGGTGAAGCTGCATATGTATAATACCCCCAATGACACCTCCACGTGGATGAACAGGCAATTCCTCAAATACGGCGAACCGCCCGTACTCTATAATGAGCAGTTGGCTGTTATTTCGGCTGAACAAATCCGGTTGCACCTTAAAAATAAGGGATACCTGAATGCTGAAGTCGATACCAATGTGGTAAAGAAAGACAAGAAAGCCAATGTCACTTATAATGTGACCGGCAATGAACCTCATCGCATCCGCACTTTTACCGACACGATCCATTCGGTTGATACTACTATTTATAATATCCTGAACCGGACCAGACAGCTCGAACTGATGAAAGAGGGAGATCTTTTTGACCTATCCGTATTGGAAGAGGGGCGGGAAAGAATGACTACCATACTGAGGAACAGAGGATATTACAATTTTTTGAAAGATAACTTCTATTTTATTGCAGATACTACCGTAGGAACAAATCAGGTGGATGTGACGCTTGCCCTCAACAATCCTTCCGATTCGACTTACCACCAGCAGTACTATATGGGGAATGTGACCGTGATCAACGGGGTAGATCCGGTTCTCTTGCAGGATTCGGTTCGTCGTTCTTCTTTGGAGCTGGATACGGTAAATTATAGAGGGATACAAGTTATCTCGGAAAAAGATCGTTTTCTGCGTCCACGGGCAGTCTATTATAATACCTTTTTACGTCCCGGACGACTCTATGCCGACAGGATGGTTGAGCGAACCTATGCGTCATTGAACGGGATGGGGCCGGTGAACCAGACGTCTATCAACTTAACGCCTGAGGTGCGGAACGATTCGGCATATATCGATTCGAGAATCACCCTTTATCCGGGAAATCTCCACTACATGCGCTTCGGGGTGGATGGTACCAATTCGGCGGGCGACCTTGGGGTTGCTGGCAATGTGGCCTATGAGCACCGCAACTTCCTGAAAGGGGGAGAAACATTCCGGGTGCAATTAAATGCTGCTTACGAATTTATCACACCTTCAGACAGCCTCAATCTCCTCGACAACAGTTTCTATGAATATGGGGCTGAGGCATTCCTTTCCATCCCCCAGTTGATGCTTCCGTGGCTGATGAAGCGACTCAGAGACCAACCCTCGGCATCAACGGAATTTTCGGCAGGTATCAACTTCCAGAAACGGCCTGAATACCTGCGTCAGTTCTTTAACCTATCCACCCGCTTTCAGTGGGCTTCTATGGAATGGCAATTACAACATATGCTTGAACCGATAGGGGTAACCTATGTAAGGATGCCCTGGAAATCCAAACGATTCGAAGAGCTTTATATGGATGAGGATGCCAACCCAATCTTGCGCTATAGTTACGATGACCTGTTGATTGTACGCACTACATACAATATCACCTATACCAACTATAATCGTCTTGGGAGACGCAGTATGCCTGCTGTTCCTATTCGAGTTCGATCAGGGATTGAACTGGCCGGATGGTTGCCCCGTATCGTTACCGGTCTGGGGGGAGGTGAAGTGAATGACAAAGGCTTCGAGACATTCTTTAAACAACCTTATTCGGAGTATGTGAAAGGGGATTTTGATATCTCCGCATCGCATGCTTTTGACGACAAAAATACTATTGCCGCACATCTTGCAGTAGGACTGGCGTATCCTTACGGAAATTCCAACGTATTACCTTTCGAAAAACGTTATTTCGGAGGAGGGGCTAACAGCGTAAGAGGGTGGAGCACACGTGCTTTGGGTCCAGGTACCTATAGTAGGGACTCAGCAGGATCCGATTTTGGACGTAAGATAGGAGATATGAAACTCGACCTCAGTGTGGAGTTCCGCCGTAAGCTTACCGGACGGTTTGAACTGGCAACCTTTGTAGATGCCGGAAATATATGGACTATCCGGGATTATGTGGAGCAGCCGGGTGGTATGTTCGCATGGAACAGTTTTTACAAGGAACTGGCCGTGGCATATGGACTTGGTTTGCGTTTAGATCTCGACTTCTTGTTGCTCAGGGTTGACGGAGGGATGAAAGCGCACAATCCCGGACTTCCGGCAGGTACCCGGTGGACGATCTTCAAACCGAACCTCCGCCGCGATTTGGCTTTCCATTTCGCTATCGGTTATCCGTTCTGA
- a CDS encoding translocation/assembly module TamB domain-containing protein — translation MLNVILVITFSVPAVQKGVANMALEKFRPIIGTKVDLEGIRIRLFNTVELDGIYVEDLQQDTLLHVGKIAVRIHALDLLRNKVTVHKAGIENFKANIHRASPDDPFNFQFIIDAFAKEDTIKVEKEKKEWRITADEVILKNGNIRYDIHSIPETPGTFNVSHIDLVDFNFKGKADFLSLENMKAEVSLLNFLERNAGFTLNNLRARMKGEGTLLSSEGLTVGLNGSRIQVKDAAYDLESKAFSLVAESNLIDPRDINIFVPRFAHLDKPISFEVNAEGMLPQAELNSLVFQYGPDTEINVSASISDYSNINDGELRVNLRDMTLSQEDLQSFIRIGVPDYASPDQLVAMGDLNLRMIASGRLRQFLYEGEVITGQGSVSLNGTGRIGNQFKSLVFKGPVTANNIQVANIIGGDVGIGNTTINTNIKLSIIQDSTISVAADGRIESTSFKEYHYSNIFFNGVYSGNNIVADIRSDTERNKFDLSGDITFGEIMKFDVKGDVERLELTPFVAIESWKDPYLRVNIDGNLSGRSLDDLTGMVVIDNISLADSNFFYNPGAIYLQALPDEGEGKKIEFMSSFFEGNITGDYYFSTIGEELMRAIHPHLPSVIVEKEEQEQVQTGKNNFQFNIQLQNTEDISYALSLPFYNVEPATISGRVDMTADESLRIDAHLPRIMVGNNDIRETKMGLRNHTSDLKLDVNSYLVQNNGYINVKLDSDVASDSVNNRLSFDMKQNNTNSNGELMITMGFRRDIDDRLAANIRIPPARISFNNKQIDFNDAAIAYSKDRIVISNFGIREDNMLLLGIDGVASKSEADNIRIYFNNTDLANILNAFNVTNFSGSINGDIYVRQALDNPMIRSEELRIENITVHGDTIGTFRIDADWDNLLSGLNLNAWLEDGGERSLDVKGYIPTGDNSPFPMDINLSIADFKLMAIQPLTTGIFSELNGRLNSNIHVTGTLSEPITEGWLGIDDGVMKVAFTNVTYYVSDTIEISRDNVGLKDLVIRDQNNHTATLNVSLSHTNFGRMVYNAGIRLNDFMLLNNANRTDLMAYGNLKLSGELKVTGSPSGIFGNGNLTSSSKSDVTIVLPQTATATEYSGIVYVSSKSREPDSLAFLRKNEESGGQLSTNVSQGIPIVMAVTVNLTPLLEAGVVLDPTTGNALEVSGEGELNINFNSRSTPPVLLYGDYVLNSGKFHYNLQNLRTIEFNIREGSRLSMEGNPMNTQFNVTAYRSVRADLAALSSTFKSELANTRVPVNALLQIRGNLQGMDLQFDVELPENSNDVQQRVKSFMPNEEAKILQVVYLVTTGGFMPAEGSPDMNFGSSTVTNVAANALSRGLDALFARALRDNWSVSTNLESVDGSLENVRMGVDVSTRLMDNRLRINTNLSYGDNSMLVGGQQQFLGEFELEYDINTWLMLRAFNRANQRFYRRSLTTQGVGIMVTREAKEFKDLFDLRFVRPKKEEED, via the coding sequence TTGTTGAATGTAATACTTGTCATTACCTTCTCTGTGCCGGCAGTACAAAAGGGTGTGGCTAACATGGCTTTGGAAAAATTCAGGCCAATCATTGGAACGAAAGTCGACTTGGAGGGTATCCGTATCCGTCTTTTTAATACCGTAGAACTCGATGGAATTTATGTGGAGGATTTGCAGCAGGACACTTTGCTTCATGTAGGTAAAATAGCAGTTCGCATACATGCCCTGGATCTTTTGAGAAACAAGGTTACAGTACATAAAGCGGGTATTGAGAATTTCAAAGCCAATATACACCGTGCTTCGCCGGATGATCCTTTCAATTTCCAATTTATTATCGATGCCTTTGCCAAAGAGGATACAATAAAGGTGGAGAAAGAAAAAAAGGAATGGCGTATTACTGCTGATGAAGTGATATTGAAAAATGGAAATATCCGTTATGATATTCACTCCATTCCGGAGACTCCGGGAACCTTTAATGTAAGCCATATAGATCTGGTTGATTTTAATTTTAAGGGAAAAGCGGATTTTTTGAGTCTGGAAAATATGAAGGCAGAGGTGAGCCTTCTCAATTTTCTGGAAAGGAATGCCGGATTTACGCTTAATAATTTGAGAGCGAGAATGAAAGGTGAGGGTACATTACTTAGTAGTGAAGGACTCACTGTGGGTTTGAACGGATCGCGTATTCAGGTTAAAGATGCGGCCTATGATCTCGAATCCAAAGCGTTTTCCCTCGTTGCCGAAAGTAATCTGATAGACCCGCGTGATATAAATATTTTTGTTCCCCGTTTTGCTCATCTTGATAAGCCTATCTCATTTGAAGTTAACGCAGAGGGTATGTTACCTCAAGCTGAACTGAACAGTTTGGTTTTCCAGTATGGCCCCGATACTGAGATTAATGTATCGGCATCGATCTCGGATTACAGTAATATCAATGACGGGGAATTGCGTGTTAATCTCCGGGATATGACCCTCTCTCAGGAAGATCTGCAATCGTTTATCCGCATTGGTGTGCCGGACTATGCTTCTCCCGATCAACTGGTTGCAATGGGAGACCTCAATCTGCGTATGATAGCCAGCGGCCGTCTAAGACAATTCCTTTACGAAGGAGAGGTAATTACCGGCCAGGGGAGTGTGTCACTCAATGGTACCGGTCGTATCGGGAATCAATTTAAAAGCCTTGTTTTTAAAGGGCCTGTTACAGCCAATAATATACAAGTGGCTAATATCATAGGCGGGGATGTGGGGATAGGTAATACTACCATAAATACAAATATCAAATTATCAATCATTCAAGATTCAACGATTAGCGTGGCAGCCGATGGACGGATTGAATCGACATCCTTCAAAGAGTACCATTACAGTAATATCTTTTTCAATGGGGTGTATAGCGGGAATAATATTGTTGCTGATATCCGTTCCGATACCGAAAGAAATAAGTTTGACCTTTCCGGTGACATCACATTCGGAGAGATAATGAAATTTGACGTAAAAGGAGATGTGGAACGTCTCGAGTTAACACCTTTCGTGGCAATTGAAAGTTGGAAAGATCCTTACCTGAGGGTGAATATTGATGGAAATTTATCGGGGCGTTCGTTGGATGATCTCACGGGGATGGTTGTGATCGATAACATTTCATTGGCCGACAGTAATTTCTTTTATAATCCGGGTGCTATCTATCTCCAGGCATTGCCCGATGAGGGAGAGGGAAAGAAGATCGAATTCATGTCATCCTTTTTTGAAGGTAATATCACGGGTGATTACTATTTCTCTACTATAGGTGAAGAGTTGATGCGGGCAATCCATCCTCATCTTCCTTCCGTAATCGTTGAGAAGGAGGAGCAGGAACAAGTGCAAACCGGCAAGAATAATTTTCAGTTCAATATCCAACTTCAAAATACGGAAGATATCTCCTATGCGCTTTCACTTCCGTTTTATAATGTTGAACCGGCGACCATTTCCGGCCGTGTGGACATGACGGCAGACGAATCACTGCGCATCGACGCACACCTTCCCCGGATAATGGTAGGGAACAATGACATCAGGGAGACGAAGATGGGGTTGCGTAACCATACATCCGACCTGAAACTGGATGTGAACAGCTATCTGGTGCAGAATAACGGATATATTAATGTAAAACTGGATAGTGACGTGGCGTCGGATTCGGTGAATAACCGCCTGTCGTTCGATATGAAGCAAAACAATACCAACTCCAACGGGGAACTGATGATCACAATGGGATTCCGGCGTGATATTGACGACCGGTTGGCGGCAAACATCCGCATTCCTCCGGCCAGGATCAGTTTCAATAACAAACAGATCGACTTCAACGATGCTGCCATCGCTTACAGTAAAGATCGTATCGTAATCTCCAATTTTGGCATCCGTGAAGATAACATGCTCCTGCTAGGAATAGATGGGGTGGCATCCAAAAGTGAAGCGGATAACATCCGTATCTATTTTAATAATACGGATCTTGCGAATATTCTTAATGCCTTTAATGTGACCAATTTTTCGGGCTCTATCAATGGAGATATCTATGTGCGTCAGGCATTGGATAATCCGATGATTCGTTCCGAAGAACTCCGGATAGAGAATATTACCGTGCATGGTGATACTATCGGTACATTCCGGATTGATGCGGATTGGGATAACCTCCTTTCCGGACTCAATTTGAATGCCTGGCTGGAGGATGGGGGAGAACGCAGCCTCGATGTGAAAGGATATATTCCCACCGGGGATAATAGTCCCTTTCCAATGGATATAAACCTCTCGATTGCTGATTTTAAACTGATGGCAATCCAGCCGCTTACCACCGGTATTTTTAGTGAATTGAACGGACGTTTAAATTCTAATATACACGTAACCGGCACACTTTCTGAACCAATAACGGAAGGATGGCTCGGAATTGATGACGGTGTGATGAAGGTGGCATTTACCAATGTAACCTATTATGTATCCGATACAATAGAGATTAGCAGGGATAATGTGGGATTGAAAGATCTGGTGATCCGTGACCAAAATAATCATACAGCCACTTTGAACGTAAGCCTGTCACATACCAATTTCGGGCGGATGGTGTACAATGCCGGCATCCGTCTCAACGATTTCATGCTGCTGAACAATGCGAACCGGACCGACCTGATGGCCTATGGCAATCTGAAACTGTCGGGAGAACTGAAAGTGACGGGATCTCCTTCCGGAATTTTTGGCAATGGGAATTTGACCAGTTCAAGCAAGTCGGATGTTACCATAGTACTTCCACAAACAGCGACAGCAACGGAATACAGCGGTATAGTCTATGTCAGCAGCAAATCCAGGGAACCCGATTCACTGGCATTTTTGCGTAAGAATGAAGAATCGGGAGGACAACTCAGTACTAACGTTTCCCAGGGCATTCCCATTGTCATGGCAGTTACCGTGAACCTGACCCCGTTGCTCGAAGCAGGTGTGGTTCTCGACCCTACTACCGGTAATGCGCTTGAGGTGAGTGGAGAAGGCGAGTTGAATATCAACTTCAACTCAAGGTCTACCCCGCCGGTATTACTTTACGGAGATTATGTCCTCAATAGTGGAAAGTTTCATTACAACCTACAGAATCTTCGTACAATAGAGTTCAATATTCGCGAAGGAAGCAGGCTCTCTATGGAAGGTAATCCAATGAATACGCAGTTCAATGTAACTGCTTACAGGTCTGTAAGGGCGGATCTGGCAGCACTCAGCAGCACTTTTAAATCTGAACTGGCCAATACGCGGGTACCGGTGAATGCACTACTACAGATCAGAGGTAATCTGCAAGGGATGGACCTGCAATTTGATGTTGAATTGCCGGAAAACTCCAATGATGTGCAACAGCGGGTAAAAAGCTTTATGCCGAATGAGGAGGCGAAGATACTTCAGGTGGTATATCTGGTAACCACCGGCGGTTTTATGCCGGCGGAGGGGTCTCCGGATATGAATTTCGGTTCTTCGACAGTGACAAATGTCGCGGCTAATGCGCTCTCCAGAGGATTGGATGCTCTCTTTGCCAGAGCACTGAGGGATAACTGGTCGGTCAGTACCAACCTGGAGTCGGTCGACGGCAGCCTCGAAAACGTAAGGATGGGGGTGGATGTCTCCACCCGTTTGATGGACAACCGGCTGCGTATAAACACCAACCTGAGCTATGGAGATAATAGTATGCTGGTGGGGGGCCAACAGCAATTTCTGGGAGAGTTTGAATTAGAGTATGATATCAACACCTGGCTTATGTTGCGTGCTTTTAATAGGGCTAATCAACGTTTTTACCGTCGCTCACTCACCACGCAAGGGGTAGGGATTATGGTTACCAGGGAGGCCAAAGAGTTCAAGGATTTGTTTGACTTAAGGTTTGTCAGACCGAAAAAAGAAGAGGAGGACTAA